One bacterium genomic window carries:
- the mtgA gene encoding monofunctional biosynthetic peptidoglycan transglycosylase: MPRRLWRWTWRLAAAWVAGSVLVVLALRFVPPPVSGVMVQRWWEAKLQHREFRLDYRWKSRAHLARALPLAAIAAEDQRFFVHRGWDVAAIRKAMAEAEDGGRLRGASTISQQTAKNLFLWTGRSWVRKGLESWFTFWLELLWPKTRILEVYLNIAEWGDGIFGAEAACRRHFDVGADQVDRDRAARLAAVLPNPRRMNAGRPSAYVLRRQGEIRRQMGGIDGSEFTAPLKRW; encoded by the coding sequence CTGCCGCGGCGGCTCTGGCGCTGGACCTGGCGCTTGGCGGCCGCCTGGGTGGCCGGCTCCGTGCTGGTCGTGCTCGCGCTGCGCTTCGTGCCGCCGCCCGTGTCGGGCGTGATGGTCCAGCGCTGGTGGGAGGCGAAGCTGCAGCACCGCGAGTTCCGGCTGGACTACCGCTGGAAGTCCCGGGCGCACCTCGCGCGCGCGCTGCCGCTGGCGGCGATCGCCGCGGAGGACCAGCGCTTCTTCGTGCACCGCGGCTGGGACGTCGCGGCCATCCGCAAGGCGATGGCGGAGGCCGAGGACGGCGGGCGCCTGCGCGGCGCCTCCACCATCTCCCAGCAGACGGCCAAGAACCTGTTCCTGTGGACCGGGCGCAGCTGGGTGCGCAAGGGGCTGGAATCGTGGTTCACGTTCTGGCTGGAACTGCTGTGGCCCAAGACGCGCATCCTGGAGGTCTACCTGAACATCGCGGAATGGGGCGACGGGATCTTCGGCGCCGAGGCGGCCTGCCGCCGCCACTTCGACGTCGGTGCCGACCAGGTCGACCGCGACCGCGCCGCGCGCCTAGCCGCCGTGCTGCCCAACCCGCGGCGGATGAACGCCGGCCGGCCCTCGGCCTACGTGCTGCGCCGGCAGGGCGAGATCCGGCGGCAGATGGGCGGGATCGACGGCTCGGAGTTCACCGCGCCGCTGAAGCGCTGGTAG